A single genomic interval of Prunus dulcis chromosome 5, ALMONDv2, whole genome shotgun sequence harbors:
- the LOC117628973 gene encoding subtilisin-like protease SBT1.2: MALIPFLTLIFLFSFFCVNAQQNDLFPTTTKWSNLQTYIVHVRKPEGRVFAQTEDLKSWHESFLPAITTASSDEQPRMLYSYQEVISGFAARLTQEQVRAMKETDGFVAAHPERVFRRKTTHTPNFLGLHQQKGIWKESNFGKGVIIGVLDGGIEPNHPSFSGAGILPPPAKWKGRCDFNASDCNNKLIGARAFNLAAQALKGDQPEAPNDIDGHGTHTASTAAGAFVQNADVLGNAKGTAVGIAPYAHLAIYKVCFGEPCPEADILAALEAAVQDGVDVISISLGEDSVPFFNDSTAIGSFAAIQKGIFVSCSAGNSGPFNGTLSNEAPWILTVGASTIDRRIVATAKLGNGEEFDGESLFQPKDFPSTLLPLVYAGVNGKADSALCAEGSLKGLSVKGKVVLCERGGGIGRIAKGEEVKNAGGAAMILVNEETDGFSTSADVHVLPATHVSHAAGLKIKAYINSTATPTATILFKGTVIGDSSTPAVASFSSRGPSLASPGILKPDIIGPGVSILAAWPFPVDNTTNSKVNFNIISGTSMSCPHLSGIAALLKSSHPYWSPAAIKSAIMTSADLLNLEGKPIPDETLQPADVLATGAGHVNPSKANDPGLVYDIQPDDYIPYLCGLGYKDDEVSILVHRPIKCSKVSSIPEGELNYPSFSVTLGPSQTFTRTLTNVGEAYSSYAVKVNAPEEVYVSINPKTLYFSKVNQKLSYSVTFSRIGSRGKAGEFTQGFLTWVSAKHVVRSPISVKLQ, translated from the coding sequence ATGGCTTTGATCCCTTTTCTTACTCTCATTTTCCTGTTTAGCTTCTTTTGTGTAAATGCTCAGCAAAATGACCTCTTTCCAACCACTACTAAATGGAGCAATTTGCAAACATACATTGTCCATGTAAGGAAACCAGAGGGCAGGGTTTTTGCTCAAACAGAAGACCTGAAGAGCTGGCATGAATCTTTCCTGCCGGCCATTACCACAGCAAGCTCAGATGAACAGCCACGCATGCTTTACTCGTACCAAGAAGTGATCAGTGGTTTTGCAGCTAGACTCACTCAGGAGCAAGTGAGAGCAATGAAGGAGACGGATGGCTTTGTGGCAGCACATCCCGAGAGAGTATTTCGTCGGAAAACTACACACACACCCAACTTCTTGGGGCTGCATCAACAAAAAGGTATATGGAAAGAATCCAATTTTGGGAAGGGAGTGATCATTGGAGTACTGGATGGTGGAATTGAGCCCAACCATCCTTCATTTAGTGGTGCAGGAATTCTACCTCCACCTGCAAAATGGAAAGGGAGGTGTGACTTTAACGCGTCAGACTGCAATAACAAATTAATTGGTGCAAGGGCTTTCAATCTTGCAGCTCAGGCATTGAAAGGAGATCAACCTGAGGCACCAAACGATATAGACGGACATGGGACCCACACAGCAAGTACAGCTGCTGGTGCATTTGTGCAGAATGCTGATGTGCTGGGAAATGCAAAAGGTACAGCAGTCGGGATAGCACCTTATGCTCACCTGGCAATATACAAAGTGTGCTTCGGAGAACCCTGTCCCGAGGCCGATATACTAGCTGCGCTTGAAGCGGCTGTTCAGGATGGTGTTGATGTGATCTCAATCTCTCTTGGCGAAGATTCAGTTCCATTTTTCAATGACAGTACTGCAATAGGCTCATTTGCAGCAATCCAAAAGGGAATATTTGTAAGTTGTTCAGCTGGAAATTCTGGCCCATTTAATGGCACTCTTTCTAATGAAGCCCCCTGGATTCTAACAGTTGGAGCAAGCACCATAGATAGACGTATTGTAGCCACAGCAAAGCTTGGAAATGGAGAAGAATTTGATGGCGAATCTCTCTTTCAGCCAAAAGATTTCCCTTCAACCTTGTTGCCACTTGTTTATGCTGGAGTAAACGGTAAAGCAGATTCTGCATTGTGCGCTGAAGGATCCTTGAAAGGTCTCAGTGTTAAAGGTAAGGTAGTTTTGTGTGAGCGAGGCGGGGGAATAGGAAGAATTGCCAAGGGAGAGGAAGTGAAAAATGCTGGAGGTGCTGCCATGATTCTTGTGAATGAAGAAACCGATGGCTTCAGTACATCAGCTGATGTTCATGTTCTTCCTGCAACACATGTGAGCCATGCAGCTGGACTGAAGATCAAAGCGTATATAAATTCAACAGCAACACCAACAGCAACAATATTATTCAAAGGAACTGTCATTGGAGACTCATCTACTCCTGCCGttgcttccttctcttcaagAGGCCCCAGCCTGGCAAGTCCAGGTATTCTGAAACCAGACATTATTGGACCAGGCGTAAGCATTCTTGCTGCATGGCCATTCCCTGTTGACAACACCACAAATTCAAAAGTCAATTTCAACATAATTTCTGGAACTTCAATGTCATGCCCGCATCTCAGTGGCATTGCAGCTTTGCTCAAGAGCTCTCACCCTTACTGGTCACCAGCTGCCATCAAATCTGCTATAATGACTTCTGCTGATCTTCTAAATTTGGAAGGAAAACCAATTCCCGATGAAACACTTCAGCCTGCAGATGTCTTAGCCACCGGTGCAGGCCATGTCAATCCATCAAAGGCAAATGACCCAGGATTAGTATATGATATTCAACCTGATGATTATATCCCTTATCTTTGTGGCTTGGGCTACAAAGACGATGAAGTAAGTATCCTTGTGCACAGACCAATAAAGTGCTCAAAGGTATCAAGCATACCTGAAGGAGAGCTGAACTACCCTTCATTTTCCGTCACACTGGGACCATCTCAGACATTCACACGAACTCTGACAAATGTTGGTGAGGCATATTCATCTTATGCAGTCAAGGTTAACGCACCAGAAGAAGTCTATGTGAGTATCAATCCCAAAACACTTTACTTCTCAAAGGTGAACCAGAAGCTGTCGTATTCAGTGACATTCAGTCGTATTGGTTCAAGAGGCAAAGCTGGTGAATTCACTCAAGGATTTCTAACATGGGTTTCTGCTAAACACGTCGTTAGGAGTCCAATTTCTGTTAAACTCCAGTGA
- the LOC117627874 gene encoding uncharacterized protein LOC117627874, with protein sequence MECSYVPQVSKEEVIAKLKDDGDFDRLRRKIIQKLKHNDELRENIITIVKQSAALNREGAENMKPRQLSDDIYQEVGEVMSHISDGLWGIIRSSDGMKSEITETVESVYNKLTNPKGKAEGEASTRDVPVHKEADNNGLVVAAAKEIDDTLSGNEPKAPPGFSLSHNHLINNNDELQLPLRHVKGAMEEQKESSHQLHDKLNADDNRLAPGFSTDMEHKQACDAGDEDPDVPPGFG encoded by the exons ATGGAGTGCTCGTACGTTCCCCAGGTTAGCAAAGAGGAGGTGATAGCGAAGCTAAAGGACGACGGAGACTTCGACAGACTCCGCCGCAAGATCATTCAAAAGCTCAAGCACAAC GATGAATTGCGTGAAAATATTATTACAATCGTGAAGCAATCGGCAGCGCTTAATCGTGAAGGTGCCGAGAATATGAAACCCAGACAACTTTCTGATGACATTTATCAGGAGGTTGG GGAAGTAATGAGCCACATATCTGATGGTTTGTGGGGTATAATCAGATCAAGTGATGGCATGAAAAGTGAAATCACAGAAACTGTTGAATCTGTCTACAATAAATTAACTAACCCAAAAGGGAAAGCTGAGGGTGAAGCTTCCACTCGTGATGTTCCAGTTCACAAGGAAGCTGACAATAACGGTTTAGTTGTTGCTGCAGCCAAAGAAATTGATGATACGTTGTCTGGCAATGAGCCAAAAGCACCACCGGGATTTTCTTTATCTCATAATCATCTGATAAACAATAATGATGAGTTACAGCTACCTCTGCGTCATGTAAAAGGAGCCATGgaagaacaaaaggaaagtTCACACCAGTTACACGATAAGCTGAATGCCGATGATAACAGACTTGCGCCTGGATTTTCTACAGACATGGAGCACAAGCAGGCATGTGATGCTGGTGATGAGGATCCTGATGTGCCTCCTGGTTTTGGTTGA
- the LOC117628487 gene encoding YTH domain-containing protein 1, translating into MSCDTAKENASVVDSSVTEWKQDMGNSDDPESSSHKVNEEGNPSKSEEGGHCHDQGGKTTGRKKGTLYDTRYFIIKSLNHQNIQLSIEKGIWATQVMNEPILEEAFHNSGKVILIFSVNMSGSFQGYAQMMSSVGWRRDNVWSQGSSRSNPWGRSFKVKWLRLNDLPFQKTLHLKNPLNEYKPVKISRDCQELSPDVGEALCELLDGTNDVNGLNSVAMDDFPSKRPCIEPPCSLGEEEYNVGPMHLSWSQTPMHYPSLLYQHQAEANLPVNSVASKVTRAKHSRINGHHSNIRVDRDLSSRFDVWGLSAESRLASVLTEDDFLEMSYEEYLEAQCRSSKELSLPGSRPHESSRSKMQEDDLSSSYVIDRSCSRKRAHHSSHKKSQC; encoded by the exons ATGTCTTGTGATACTGCAAAAGAGAATGCATCTGTAGTTGACTCATCTGTTACTGAATGGAAACAAGACATGGGAAACTCAGATGATCCAG AGAGTTCAAGTCACAAAGTTAATGAGGAGGGTAATCCTTCTAAGTCAGAAGAAGGGGGGCATTGTCATGATCAGGGTGGAAAAACAACTGGAAGAAAAAAGGGTACTTTGTATGATACAAGATATTTCATCATTAAGAGTTTGAATCATCAAAATATCCAACTATCAATTGAGAAAGGAATTTGGGCTACTCAAGTCATGAATGAACCAATTTTGGAAGAGGCCTTTCAT AATTCTGGTAAAGTAATTTTAATATTCAGTGTCAACATGAGTGGTTCCTTCCAAGGGTATGCACAAATGATGTCTTCTGTTGGATGGAGGCGAGACAATGTATGGAGTCAAGGAAGTAGTAGAAGTAATCCATGGGGGCGCAGTTTTAAGGTCAAATGGCTGCGGTTAAATGATCTGCCTTTCCAAAAGACTCTTCATCTCAAGAATCCATTGAACGAGTACAAACCTGTTAAAATTAGCAGAGACTGCCAG GAGTTATCTCCAGATGTTGGAGAAGCTCTTTGTGAGCTTCTTGATGGGACAAATGATGTGAATGGACTGAATAG TGTTGCTATGGATGATTTTCCATCAAAAAGGCCTTGTATAGAGCCTCCATGTTCATTAGGTGAGGAAGAGTATAATGTAGGCCCCATGCATCTCTCATGGTCCCAGACACCCATGCACTATCCCTCCTTGCTTTACCAACATCAGGCTGAAGCAAATTTGCCTGTCAACTCTGTGGCATCAAAAGTTACAAGGGCAAAACATTCTCGCATTAATGGACACCATTCTAATATACGAGTGGACAGGGATTTGTCATCTCGGTTTGATGTTTGGGGTTTGTCTGCAGAAAGCCGTCTAGCAAGTGTTCTTACTGAGGATGATTTTCTGGAAATG TCTTATGAAGAATACCTGGAGGCCCAATGTAGAAGTAGCAAGGAATTATCTCTGCCT GGTTCGAGACCACATGAGTCATCAAGAAGTAAAATGCAGGAAGATGATTT AAGCTCAAGCTATGTAATTGACCGCAGCTGCTCAAGGAAAAGGGCTCACCATTCATCCCATAAGAAATCACAATGCTAA